From the Microbacterium profundi genome, the window GTGCAGCAGGATCTCGTGGGAGCCGCGGAAGTAGTTCCCGAGTCCCATGTAGTACTTGTCCCAGACGGCGTTCGTCTTGTACTCGAAGCCCCACGCCTTCATGACTTCGAGCGCCCCAGGTAGGGCGGCGTTCGTCGTCCACAGCAGAAGTGTGGCGTTGTCAGCAGCCAGGTCTGCGACCGGTAGTGCTTCTATTCGCGCGAGTGTCATAAGTTCGTAGTGCTTGACCGCTCCGCGGGCGCCCTTCTGGGCGATGTCCCATGGCGGATCTGCGTAGATCACCGCAAACTTCTTGCCCTTGTACTTGGTGGTGGTTGTCATGTCGATGTACTCCTCTCTCGGGCTCGCAGATGGCGCGAGCTGTGGAGACGGTTGACTGTGCACTAGCCCGAATCGGCCGTCAATCTTCTAGTCGCGAATGATGTGCTTTTTACGTCATTCGTGGATAGGGAGTCGTGTCCGCTGCCTTTCGACAGCGGACACGGCCTTGACCTCACTGGTCGCAGATGATCAGCTCCGTGTCATGCACATCCAAGGTGGTGATGTACATGGCCCGATCAGCAGGGCTGAGATTCGCGAACACCGAACCCGGGACGAAGAGCTTCTTGGTCGGGTACTTGTCCACGAACTCGAGCAGCTTGCCGAGTCGCTCGCCCGATGAGCCGGTGCCGGATACGTGTGCGGCGAACAGGTCACCATCTGTCGTCAGCGTGATGCCCTCTCGTTTGGCCCACTCTGCGACGTTGTTCAGCTGTTCATCCCACCGCCGTCCGCCGTACTGCTCAGGAGCGGCCATCGGTATGGTGCCGATTTCCGTGATCCAGAGGAGTGCACCGACCGACGCAGCCTCCCTCTCGTTTGGTGATGTCGTCATATCGCCCTCCTTTCATGAGGTCTGGCTTCCCTCGCGGGCTGCCTATTCAGTTGTGGTTCCTCACCGTGGTGAGGTCTGGAGCCCACTTGGAGCCAGGCGTATTGGTGTGCGCCAATTCCAAGCGGAAGTCAATGTTCTGTTCGGATATGTCGTGAAGATCACAACAACGGGTGCTGCTGGTTGTTCGGCTAGGGCGGTTTCCGTGACCGCGGCTGACGCAGCGCTGAGCGTCGGGCACCACGCCGGCCTGTGGTGAGCGAGTGCATCAGGGCCGCAGCCGCGAGCCCAGGCGGGCTGTCGGTCGCGATGCGCGTGATGGTGACGTTGGTACGCGCCGTCAGCATGACGGGTGGGTTGGCGTTGAGGACAACCGTGTGGATCTGTCCGGGGAACTGCGCCATCTCGTCATACGGCTGCGACGGGTTGGCGTCGGTGAGTTCGAAGTCGGAGAAGATCGTGCAGCGGACGATGCCACCATGAGCCCGGGCTAGTCGGTTGGCTGCGCCCATCGCGGGGGCAAGCGCACTTGAACCGACAACACTCGAGGGGGCGGTCAGCGAGGCCAATACCTGGGCGCGACTCGTCGCACGGTCGAGCCGGTGGGGGTTGTCGAGGCCGATGCTCGGGTAGTCGAAATGCGCGACCGCAACTTGCTGCCGAGAGGAGGTCGTCCACTGTGCCAGCAGCTGCACTGCCCGCCGGGCTTCCGAGTACCGGTTCCCGACTGGGTCGTTGCCGGCGAGGCCGCAGAGTGACCAGGAGTCGTCGAAGATGAGGATGTCCAGGCACGGCTCGACGGGATCGAGGCCGGGCCAGCGCAGTTGTACTTCGGTGCCTGGTGAGGGTTGTGAGCCGAGGGTGCCTCCGTTGCTGAGGCCGGGAGGAAGCAGTAGCGAACTCATGACCGGGTGTCCTCTCGTCGTGGGGTCTGGCCGCCGATACGAGCGGTCGCCGGGCCGTGGCCGGCGTGGCTGGGGTTGCGCCGAAGGATGCCCCACTTCAGCGATCGCACGCGGCGTTCAGCCGCCTCGCCGCGAGCGGAGTGTTCGAGGGTGATGCTCTCTGCTTCGGCCTCCGCCCCAGCAGCTGATCGCAAGGCCGGGTGGCCGCTCAGCGTTAGGTGCTTCTGGGCTGTCTGGTTGTAGTCCGCATCGGCATGGTCGAGGAGATCAGCAACCTCGTCGGCTCCGGCGTAGGAGACGAGGAAGGAACCCCCGGCAACGGCGAGAGCGATGCCGCCGAACACGATGCCCACGAACGGATCGTCAACGGCAGAGCGGAGGGCGGCGATGCCGACCCCGATCATGCTGGCGGTGACGACCGCGAGCATGAGCATTCGGCGAAGCACACCGCCGCTGGGCTCGATGAATAGGTGTGGAAACTCTTGCTGCGCTTGTGACGGATCAGGAACGGCGAGTTGCCGTTGGCGGCGCTGCTCACGGTCGCGGACATCGACGCCGATAAGCCCCGCGGCAATAGTTGCGATAGCCGCACTACTGGCGAGCGCGATGGCGATGGCCGGCAATTCGCCCAGCCAGATTGCGGCTGTGCCGAACCCCGCGACGTCGCCACAGAGCAGTCCCGCTTTACCGGCCTGGTACCAAAGCTTGGCGCCCTTTGCGCGGCGACGGAATGGGGCGAGCACGTTGGTCGTACGCACAGCCCGCTCGCGGGCCGCGTCGACCACTGCTCGGTTCGCGGCGATCAAGGCCTCGGCCTCAGCCGCGGTTGTCCGGAGCTTGGCGGCTTCGATCGCCACTTTGCGGGACGTGTTGTCGGCGGATGCTGACCACAGATGGTGCTGTTCTTCTTGGAGTTCGTCGTACTCGTCCTCGACCCAGAGGTGCCCGATGCCATCGGGGCGGGCAAACACGGTCGCCTGCTCCGCATGCGGGATCGTCACGCGAGACGCAGCATCCTCGGCGTCGTCCGCAACAACCAGCGGGTCCAGCGGCGTGGTGTTCGTCTTAGGAGTTGTCGCCACGGTACTCACCGCCCCTCGGTGGATACGTGGCAGGTGCTCGCGCCGGTGTTCCGGCAGATCTGCTCCCAGAACGCCGTCAAGTTCGCGATCACCGACGACGGCAACTCGCCCGTGCCCTGCTTCCCGATCCCGATGATCGATAGCTCCGCGCCGGAAAGATCGGGCACCTGCTGCTGATCTGCGAGCGCTCGGGCGGCGTCCGCGTTGGGCACCGACGTCGGGTCGATGCCGATATTGAGGGCACCGTCGGTCACCAGCACGTTCGTCAGGGCATGACCCGGGTAGGCGGTGTTCGTCTGCTGGAAGAGTGCCAGCATCCCGAGCGGATCCGAACCATAGCCGGTGACATCCGTGAGCGCTCGGTCATAGTGCTCGGTGATAGTGGCAAGCGTCTGGTCGGCCAGCTTGCCGGCCTTACGGAGCTGGGCGTTCTCGGTCGGCGCATCCACGATCAGGTCGCCGTCGTAGAGCATCATGGTCGCGCCGGTCGAGGAAGCGAACGCGAAGGCCCGGAGATGACCTCCGCAGATGGCGGTACGGCGTACTTCGATGGCGATTGCGTCCAAGGTGCCGGTGTGCACTGAGTCGGACTGGAACGAGCCAGATACGTCAATCGCAGTGGTCGAGGCGATCGACTTCGCGGGACATGAGGCGGCGAGCTGCTGATCTGCCTCGGCCGTGCCATGGGCACCGGCACATGACGCCAGCAGAAGAACCGAGGTGAGGGCAAGGGCCGCACCGAAAGCGGTGCAGCGTACGGTGGAAAGAGTCATTAGAGTGCTCCTGATTCATGTCGCAATGAGTGAGAGAGACGTTCGGGTAGCAGGTAGGGCTTCGTTGGTGCGAAGCGCTTTCCCTTCGGCACGCATCTGTGGATCGCCGTCGCCTGTTCGAGTGGCGCTGGATCGAGAGGTGCTCGGGTGTTCGTGGTCATGGGCTCAGCCTGATCGCGGTCGTTGACAGACGGGGCGCGAGGGCAGTGTCGATGTGGCAGTGCTCTGTCAGCGCCCACTGAAAGGGCTGATGACCGGGGAAGGGGAGAACGCCCGCACCGAAAGAATCGGTGCGGGCCAGAGGCCCATCGTGTATGGACACGTGGAACGCTTTGGAGGTGGAAGGTCAGCACTGACGCGCTCGATACGATGAACTATGTCCGATCTGGGAGTCACCGTTACCGCGAGTCGAACACGTGTGCTTCATGAACTGCGCCTCCTCCTGCACTGGCAGAAACCAGGAGTCCACAAGGTTGGATGGCGCTCACCGAAGGATGTCAGCACGGAAGTCGGCTGCTCTGAGACCAACCAACTCTTTCGGGAGATGAGCGCCGTCGATGACGATTGGACAGATGCTGACACCTGGGACTTGCTACACAGTCGTCTGAAGGGGCTTGCCGAATACGGTCGGGAGCGGGCCGCTCTGCGTCATCTGCTTCGCATCACCCCAGGGCCGGCAAACAAGACAAAGACGGGTCAGACGGAGAAGCGCTGGCGGCAAACTGAGGCATGGAAAGAGCTCGGAGCCGTGCTACCGGAGCAGATCCGCCAGGATCGCGATAACGCAGTGATCGACCGGCTCGCCGGACACCTGCTCGCAGAGATCGAACTAATTGCCCGAGAAACACGCGCAACCCGTAGCGGCGTCTGGCCGGAGCGTGTCCAGCGGGAATTGAGGCGGCGGATGGAGCTGTTGCCCGAGCACTATCCGCAGCATCTGCGTACCTCGTTGCTTGCCCCGCTCCTCGACGCACATCCTGAGCGTCAGGAACGGACCCAGACAGCTGAGTCAGGAGTGCCCGAGTTGCCTCGACTCTGGCGCGATGAGACGGACGACGTCAATGGACTTTTGGAGGCGCCCGGTGCGCGCGTGGTCATCTACGGCCTGCCGGGGACGGGTAAGTCGACCTTGCTCCGTGGCGCGGTGCTTCGGCACATGGAAGTGCACCCAACGGCAGTGTCGCTATTCTTGCCGCTCACTGAACTGGCCGACGAGCTTCCTGAGTATGCGCTGCCCGTGGGGGAACTCGTGGCGGTGATGCTGACGATTGCGGCGCGTACGTATGGGCCTCTCGACGATGCAGCGCGCAGCAAGGTTGCTCGTGCACTCCTCGAACGGCGGGATGCGCTGGTGTGTCTTGATGGCTTCGACGAAGTGCCGGATGGCGCCCCCCGCTCGCGATTGGAGGCAGCATTGGAGGTGCTGGGGATGCTTCCGGGAAGTATCGTGCTGTCAGCGCGGCCATCCTCCCACATCCAGATACGCGGCGCGGCGGGCTCGGACGTCGTCTGGACGGGCCGGATGCGCAGCGAGCGCATCCGGCAGCTGCTCGATCTCTGGTTCCCTGATCCGGATGACGAGCGGAAAGCGCGAACCCTTGACGTGATAGGCAAGGGCATGATCGCCGACATCGCTGACAGCCCCTTGCTCCTTGGATTTGTCGCCTACGTGGCGGGCTTTTCCCGAGACTTCCACACCATCGCGGATCTGTACGACCAGTACATCCCTACGTGTCAGGGTTGAGTGAGTCCACCGGTTTATAGCAAGTCCGCCTCGTGGGGCGAGTTGAAGGATCACCAATCTGATGAGTTTGAGTTCCCCGGTCGCGGTCGTCGCGGCCGATGATGGAGTCGTGAGCGCACCCTCGATCCCGGACGGGCCGACGCGTCGGCGTTCGTTCTCGCCGGGCCAGAAGTTGCAGTACCTGTCCGAGTACGAGGTCGCGTGCGAGACGGGTGAGGGCGCGGGATACCTGCGCCGACATGGCCTGTACTCGTCGCTGATCTCGGAGTGGCGCAAGCAGCGCGACGCGGGTCTGCTGGAGGGCAAGAACCCCGGCGAAGCGGTCGGTCGTCCCAGCGCCGCGCAGGCCGAGAACGCCCGGTTGAAGGCGCAACTGCGGAAGGCCGAGGTGGAGTTGTCGATGACGCGGACGGCGTTGGAGATCATGGGAAAAGCGCACGCGCTCTTGGGGCAGATCTCCGAGAGCGCGGACACCGACCCGCGGCGCGGGAAGCGCTCATGAACACCTACGTCGAACTGGCCGCCGCGGACGTGCCGACCCGGCAGGCGGCAGCCCTGACCGGCGTGGCGCGTGCGACCGCGACCCGCGCCGCCTCCCGCGCACGCCGACCGGACCCCGAGCCGCCGTCGGCTCGTCCTGCCCCAGCGAACAAGCTCTCGAGCGTCGAGCGGTCGCTGGTGCTGTCCACGCTCAACAGTGACGAGTTCGTCGACAAGCCGCCGTTGCAGATCTATCCCATCCTGCTCGAGCGCGGCGAATACGTGGGCTCGGTCTCGA encodes:
- a CDS encoding MT-A70 family methyltransferase, with translation MTTTTKYKGKKFAVIYADPPWDIAQKGARGAVKHYELMTLARIEALPVADLAADNATLLLWTTNAALPGALEVMKAWGFEYKTNAVWDKYYMGLGNYFRGSHEILLHGVRGRAPFKFRGQRSTLLFPRQGHSHKPEEMIPLIERVLDGPYLELFARQRPNSHADWSIWGNECDADITIPGYPVPSDFTRGMAAHEGAGDE
- a CDS encoding NACHT domain-containing protein codes for the protein MSDLGVTVTASRTRVLHELRLLLHWQKPGVHKVGWRSPKDVSTEVGCSETNQLFREMSAVDDDWTDADTWDLLHSRLKGLAEYGRERAALRHLLRITPGPANKTKTGQTEKRWRQTEAWKELGAVLPEQIRQDRDNAVIDRLAGHLLAEIELIARETRATRSGVWPERVQRELRRRMELLPEHYPQHLRTSLLAPLLDAHPERQERTQTAESGVPELPRLWRDETDDVNGLLEAPGARVVIYGLPGTGKSTLLRGAVLRHMEVHPTAVSLFLPLTELADELPEYALPVGELVAVMLTIAARTYGPLDDAARSKVARALLERRDALVCLDGFDEVPDGAPRSRLEAALEVLGMLPGSIVLSARPSSHIQIRGAAGSDVVWTGRMRSERIRQLLDLWFPDPDDERKARTLDVIGKGMIADIADSPLLLGFVAYVAGFSRDFHTIADLYDQYIPTCQG